The genome window CTCTGGTCTTCCTTGGCTTTATGGTAGTCGGCATTCTCTGACAGATCACCCATTTGGATGGCAGAGCGCAGCCTGGCGGCAAGATCCACGCGGCGTGGACCCGTTAGTTCCTTCAGTTCGGCTTTTAACTTCGCTTCGCCCTCCGGGGTCAGATAGTTGGGTTGAGGCATGGCTTGCTCCTTTCTACTTAATGACAGATACAGCATTTGTAATTGGGAAAGTGGGCAGTTGGATGATGTGCGCCCCCTTTCAAAGATTAACCCATTAGGGTCTTTCGAAGGGATTAAACAGTTTTTGGTGTTCTTCGATGGCATAGCGATCTGTCATGCCTGCGATGTAGTCGCAAATCGTGCGCTCCAGTCCGCGTTTTTCGATGAAAAATTGAACATGGTCGGGAAGCATGGCCGGTTCGGTTCGGTAGGCATGGAACAGGTCCGAAATGATATGTTCGGCTTTGACCTGCATCCTCACCACGCGGTAGTGGCGGTAGAGTTTGGTGTAAAGCAGGTCTTTCAACTCACGGTTTCGCCGCTGCATCTCTTCGCTATAGCCGATAATGTTGTGCTTTAGTTTTTGGATATCTGATGCAGTGTTGACCTTGCTATCCTTGATGCGGGCGTTGGTTGCCTGAAGCATGTCAGTGACCATGGTGCCGACAAGGTGACGGATCATGCGATGCCGTTCCATATCGCCCAGAACTGCACCGCGCCAGTTGAACGTCTCGCGCAGGACCTCCCACAGGGCAACGCCTTCGAGGATTTGCGGATTGATCATTCCAGAGCGCAGGCCATCATCAAGGTCATGCGTGGTGTAGGCAAGTTCATCGGCAACGTTGGCGATCTGCGTTTCGAGGTTGCCGCGAAGATCGGGACTGTAATCCCGTGCGTCCGAAATGTCGTATTCTGATTCGTGCTTGACTATTCCCTCGCGCACTTCCCAGGTAAGGTTTAACCCCGGGAACTCGGGGTAGCGCTGTTCCAGTTCCGTGACGATGCGCAGGGATTGTTTGTTGTGGTCGAATCCGCCGTAGTCTTTCATCAGCCGCGCAAGCGCGATTTCACCGGAATGTCCAAAGGGGGAGTGGCCAAGATCATGGGCGAGGCAAATGGCTTCGACGAGGTCCTCATTCCCGCCCAAGGCGCGGGCCAATGTACGGCCGATCTGGGCAACCTCCAGTGTGTGGGTGAGGCGGGTTCGGAAGTGGTCGCCTTCGAAGTTGATAAAGACCTGGGTCTTGTATTCCAGTCTGCGAAATGCGGTTGTGTGCAGGATGCGGTCGCGGTCGCGTTGAAAGGAGCTGCGGTATTCGGGCTCACCGTCCAGATAGGCGCGTCCCCTCGTGTCCCTGCTCCGCATCCCATAGGGCGCAAGGCTTTTGTCTTCGATCTCTTCAAGTTGTTGGCGTGTAAAAAACATTTCTGCCTTATGATGAAAATATCATTGCGGCATCCTGTGCGAGTGCTGCAATGACCATGTATGGGGCGAGAGGGGGTCGAACCCTCACGTTGTTGCCAACGACAGATTTTAAGTCTGTTGCGTCTGCCGATTCCGCCATCGCCCCGGCGGATATAATTCTACTATAAATTATTATACCGTTGAATACAGGCACCTTCGAAATCATAAAAACAGCAGCGCCCTGATATTAATTCAAGGGCGCTGCTGTCAAAATGACTTGGTGCGGTCCCGACGGGATTCGAACCCGCGATCTCGGCCTTGACAGGGCCGCATGTTAGGCCGCTACACCACGGGACCAACTAACGAAGCGGACGGTAGTTTACCATGAGGGTATAGTGGTGTCAATACGCCGAAAAAATCCGCAATGCATTCCAATAGCTGCTCGGTATTGCCGGATGCGGACCCAAGTGATCAGAAGCCCGGGCGCCTCTCTTGACTCTTTGCCGTCATCAGTGTACACTGTCCCTACCTACCGTTCGGTAGGGCAGGAGAGCATGTGACCAGAGACAGCATCCTTGACGCCGCAGCACAGGTGATACGCCGGAAGGGGTTTCATGGCGCATCCATGTCTGACATTGCAGAGGCGGTCAACCTGCAAAAAGCGAGTTTGTATCACCATGTTGCATCCAAGCAGGAGATATTGCTTGCGCTTCTTGACCGCGCCCTTGGCATGTTGACTGACCATATCGCCGCAATCTCCTCCCAAGCTATTCCCGCAGATGAAAAACTCAGGCAGATGATCCGTGGATACCTTTCCGTGCTCGCCGAAAACGCCGACCTGACCGCCGTCCTGTTATTCGAGCATCGCTCCCTCGATAAAAAATCCCATGTCCGCCATGTTCCTCACCGTGACACATTTGAGGTGCTGTGGCGGGATGTGCTTAACGAGGGGGTCCGCGAAAAGGTTTTCAATTGCAAGGACACGGGCATGGCGGTCCGCGCACTGATGGGCGTGATGAACTGGACTCTGACCTGGTATCGCCCCAATGGCGGCAAATCCATTGAGCAGATCGCCGATGAGTATGCGGACCTGTTCTTGAAAGGATTGTTGAAGTAGACGACGGTGGTTGTGTAGTCGCGCGAAGCGCGACTACACAACCACCAACTGCATGGATATATGAAATATGTGGTCTCGATGCGGGCTTTGCCCTGCTCGACCAACGGCGTTTCAAAAACGCGAAAGGAGAAGACAAATGTATTCATTCGAACCCAATGAAGAACAACAGATGTTGATCGACGCAGTGGGGAAGTACGCCGAAAATGATTTGCGTCCCGCCGCGCACGACGCTGAAGAAAGCTGTAACCTGCAGAAGAAACTTGTCAGCAAAGGCTGGGAGCTTGGCTTTTTGCAGGCATCCACCCCCGAAGCCTACGGGGGATTTGGTGAACGCAGTGCGGTCACTGGCGTTCTGGCGCTCGAAGAGATGGCTTACGGCGATCTGGCAGGCGCGCTGGCTGTGCTTGCGCCATCACTTTTCGCCACGCCCATTTTGCTTGGCGGAAGTGAGGAACAGAAGCAGGGATATCTCCCCAAGATCGTCGGCGGCGACTGGGCTCCCTACACCGCCGCGCTTATGGAAATGAGTTTCGACTTCGACCCCAACGCACTCAAAACATCCGCCAAGGCTGATGGCGACAACTACACCCTCAACGGCGAGAAGATTTTTGTCCCATTCGCCAAAGACGCCGAAGCCATAATGGTGTATGCCAACCTCGATGGCGTCACGCAAGGTTTCATCGTCTCGAAGGGAAGCGCGGGTTTGTATGTTTCTGAGGATCGCGAAAAGGTGATGGGGTTGAATGCACTGCCCATGTACCGCGTCAGACTCGAGAATGTATCCGCCAGCCGACTCGGCGGCGCTTCCGGTCATGACTTTGGGCTGGTCCTGTCTGCGATGCGTATTGCCTCCGCCTCAGCCGCCGTGGGTGTCGCGCGCTCGTCGTTCGAGTATTCCAAAAACTACGCAAAAGAACGCGAAGCTTTTGGTGTGAAGATCGCGCAAAAACAAGCCATTGCATTCATGCTGGCGGAAATGGCAACCGAGATCGAAGCCATGCGTCTGCTCACATGGGAAGCCGCGTGGAAACTTGATAACAATAAAGAGGACGCTCACACCGCTGCCTACTTCGCCCAAACTGGCGCCGCCGACATGGTGATGATGGTCACAGATCGCGGTGTGCAGATCTACGGCGGTCACGGTTACATCCGCGAAAACCCCGTTGAATTGCTCCTGCGTAATGGCCGTGGATTTGCGACGCTACTCGGCCTGGTTATTGTGTAAAGGATGTGAATCATGACCATTGACTTTGAAACTCCCAAACCGATCGCCCAGATGCAGACCATGCTGCAATCAGTTGCTGAAAATATGATGCGTTCCACGTCTCGCGAATTCGACGAGAATGAACATGCCATCCCATGGGATTATGTGGAATTTATGCACACTGCCATGCGCTCGATGGGCGGCGGCGGCGGATTGACCGTAACAGACGACAAGCCAAAAGAAGGCGTGGAAAAACGCCCTCCAATTGGATATCAGAAACTTGCCGCGCAAATTGAAATGCTTTCGTGGGGCGATGTGGGATATTACCTCATTACTCCTGGAGGCGGGCTTGGCGCGGCGGCGGTACAGGCTGCTGGTACGCCTGAACAGAAAGCCAAATTTCTGGCTCGTTTCAATGACGAAAAGCCAACCTTCGCCGCCATGTGCATGACCGAACCCGGCGCGGGTTCGGACACGTCCGCGATTCGCGCGCGCGCTGTATTGGATGAAAAGACCAATGAGTGGGTCATCAACGGTGAAAAGATCTTCGTCACTGCAGGGGATAAATCCTTTACCGAATATGAAAAATTCGGGAAAGGTTTCGTTGTGGTGTGGGCGAGCATTGACCCGTCTGCGGGACGTGCAGGCATGCGCGCCTTTGTTGTCGAGAGCGGTACTCCGGGCGTGAAAGTCACCAAGCTGGAACACAAACTTGGCATCCGTGCCAGTGATACTGCTTCCATCTCCCTTGCGGATGCGCGTGTACCTTTCGAAAATATTCTCGGCAGCCCCACGGTGGAAAAATCTACAACAGGTTTCAAAGGCGCGATGGCAACCTTCGATGCGACAAGGCCTCTCGTGGCCGCATCCGGTTTGGGTGTGGCGCGAGCCGCGCTCGAATTCCTGAAAGAAAAACTCAAGGAAAACGGGGTCGAGATCCGCTACGGGCTTCCGCGCCAGAAATTGACCAACATCGAACGCGAAGTCATTGACATGGAGATCATGCTCAAGTCCGCATGGCTGATGGTGTTGAAGGCGGTCTGGATGGCGGATAACAAAAAGCCGAATGCGCTTGAATCTTCGATGAGCAAAGTGAGGGCGGGGGATGTCGGTACGAAGATCACGCAGAAGGCAGTTGAAGTTTTGGGTCCGCTGGGCTACAGCCGTGAATCCCTGCTCGAGAAATGGTTCCGCGATGCAAAGATCACCGACATTTATGAAGGCACGGGGCAGATCAATCGCCTCGTGGTGGCAAGGCAGATTTTGGGGTATTCGGGCGCGGAATTGAGGTAAATACTCTGGTGGTTGAGTAGCCTGAGGCACTATCCGAAGGCGTATCGAAACCACCAATTAAGAGCAACCTTGAAATTGCTGGTTTCGATACGTCCCGCGAATTGCACGCGGAACTACTCAACCAGCGGGATAAGGAGTGAATTATGAAATACAACATCCACAAAGCCGTAGTCATCGGCTCGGGGACAATGGGCGCGGCGATTGCGGCGCATTTGGCGAATATCGGTGTGCCTGTCACGTTGCTCGATATTGTCCCAAAGGATGCGCCAGATAAAAACAAGATCGTCAAGGAAGGCTGGGATCGCTGTTTGAAGTCGAAGCCTGCCAATTTGATGTCAAGCGAATTGAAAACGCTCGTCACGCTCGGCAACCTTGAAGATGATTTCGGCGCCGTCGCCGAAGCGGACTGGGTCTGCGAAGCCATCATCGAGAACCTGAAGATCAAGCAGGATCTGATGGCGCGCATTGACGAAATCCGTAAGCCGAATGCCATCGTTTCCACGAACACGTCGGGCATTCCCGTTGCGTCGATTGCGGTAGGGTGTTCGAAGGAATTCAAGAAGCATTTTCTTGGCACTCATTTCTTCAATCCACCGCGCTATTTGAAATTGCTGGAGATCATCCCCACGCCTGATACCTCAAAGGAAGTTGTGGATTTCATATCACATTTCGGCGAGTATCGTCTTGGCAAGGGTATTGTATTGTGCAAGGACACGCCCAATTTCATCGGCAACCGCGTGGCGTTCGGCACGGGCGCGTTCGCGCTGGATTTCATCATGGAGAACGGCTACACCGTTGACGAAGTGGATTCCCTCACAGGTCCGCTGATGGGGCGCCCAAAGACCGCTACCTTCCGTCTGATCGATCTGGTCGGTGTGGATGTGTGGCATCACGTCGGGGCGAACCTTGCGCCGTTGATTCCGCATGACAAACTCGGACAGAAATATCTCGCCGCTGAAAAGCCGAAGAAATTGATGGATACGTTGCTCGAACGCAAGTGGCTTGGCAATAAAACAAAAGTCGGCTTCTACAAGGAAGTGCGAAACACAGAGGGCAAGAAGGAATTCCATTCGCTGGATTTGAACACGCTGGAGCACGTCCCTGCGGGCAAGCCGCGCTTCGACTCGGTCAAGGCGGCGAAAGATGTCGAGGGTCTGGGAGACAGG of Anaerolineales bacterium contains these proteins:
- a CDS encoding acyl-CoA dehydrogenase family protein codes for the protein MYSFEPNEEQQMLIDAVGKYAENDLRPAAHDAEESCNLQKKLVSKGWELGFLQASTPEAYGGFGERSAVTGVLALEEMAYGDLAGALAVLAPSLFATPILLGGSEEQKQGYLPKIVGGDWAPYTAALMEMSFDFDPNALKTSAKADGDNYTLNGEKIFVPFAKDAEAIMVYANLDGVTQGFIVSKGSAGLYVSEDREKVMGLNALPMYRVRLENVSASRLGGASGHDFGLVLSAMRIASASAAVGVARSSFEYSKNYAKEREAFGVKIAQKQAIAFMLAEMATEIEAMRLLTWEAAWKLDNNKEDAHTAAYFAQTGAADMVMMVTDRGVQIYGGHGYIRENPVELLLRNGRGFATLLGLVIV
- a CDS encoding TetR/AcrR family transcriptional regulator, giving the protein MTRDSILDAAAQVIRRKGFHGASMSDIAEAVNLQKASLYHHVASKQEILLALLDRALGMLTDHIAAISSQAIPADEKLRQMIRGYLSVLAENADLTAVLLFEHRSLDKKSHVRHVPHRDTFEVLWRDVLNEGVREKVFNCKDTGMAVRALMGVMNWTLTWYRPNGGKSIEQIADEYADLFLKGLLK
- a CDS encoding acyl-CoA dehydrogenase family protein is translated as MTIDFETPKPIAQMQTMLQSVAENMMRSTSREFDENEHAIPWDYVEFMHTAMRSMGGGGGLTVTDDKPKEGVEKRPPIGYQKLAAQIEMLSWGDVGYYLITPGGGLGAAAVQAAGTPEQKAKFLARFNDEKPTFAAMCMTEPGAGSDTSAIRARAVLDEKTNEWVINGEKIFVTAGDKSFTEYEKFGKGFVVVWASIDPSAGRAGMRAFVVESGTPGVKVTKLEHKLGIRASDTASISLADARVPFENILGSPTVEKSTTGFKGAMATFDATRPLVAASGLGVARAALEFLKEKLKENGVEIRYGLPRQKLTNIEREVIDMEIMLKSAWLMVLKAVWMADNKKPNALESSMSKVRAGDVGTKITQKAVEVLGPLGYSRESLLEKWFRDAKITDIYEGTGQINRLVVARQILGYSGAELR
- a CDS encoding deoxyguanosinetriphosphate triphosphohydrolase — its product is MFFTRQQLEEIEDKSLAPYGMRSRDTRGRAYLDGEPEYRSSFQRDRDRILHTTAFRRLEYKTQVFINFEGDHFRTRLTHTLEVAQIGRTLARALGGNEDLVEAICLAHDLGHSPFGHSGEIALARLMKDYGGFDHNKQSLRIVTELEQRYPEFPGLNLTWEVREGIVKHESEYDISDARDYSPDLRGNLETQIANVADELAYTTHDLDDGLRSGMINPQILEGVALWEVLRETFNWRGAVLGDMERHRMIRHLVGTMVTDMLQATNARIKDSKVNTASDIQKLKHNIIGYSEEMQRRNRELKDLLYTKLYRHYRVVRMQVKAEHIISDLFHAYRTEPAMLPDHVQFFIEKRGLERTICDYIAGMTDRYAIEEHQKLFNPFERP